One genomic window of Eleginops maclovinus isolate JMC-PN-2008 ecotype Puerto Natales chromosome 12, JC_Emac_rtc_rv5, whole genome shotgun sequence includes the following:
- the cdc45 gene encoding cell division control protein 45 homolog, with amino-acid sequence MFITDIRKEFYEVVVNQRVALLVASDIDALCACKILQALFHCDQVQYTLVPVTGWQDLGTAFLEHKEQFQYFVLINCGANVDLLEMLQPDDDSVFFICDTHRPVDVVNVYNDTQIKLLIKQDDDLGVPTYDDIFQDEEDEEGGDSGNESEDGSEPSGKRRRFDEGAIERRIDRQRAKREWETRRREILFDYEQYEYHGTSAAVMFFELAWVLTKDTKDMLWWAVIGLTDQWVHDKITHMKYVTDIATMQRHVSRHNHRNEDEENSLSIDCMRISFEYDLRLTLYQHWSLYESICNSFYTTCHFKLWTLNGQKKLQEFLADMGLPLKQVRQKFNSMDMMIKENLRDVIEESSNKYGMKDIRIQTFGVHFGFKNRFLAVDMVHATAALLESTEKDESNSDNFIKALDSLTRSNLDRLHSGIDLAKKKLMAIQQTVASCICTNMILSQGPFLYCYLMEGTPDVKLFSRPMALTLLCKYLLKAFVSSTRNKRCKLLPLIMAAPKDLEKGTVIVLGIPPESETSDKKNFFGRAFEKAAESTSSRTLHDNFDTSIIELKTEDRSKFLDALITLLS; translated from the exons atgttcatcaCGGACATAAGAAAGGAGTTTTATGAAGTTGTTGTCAATCAG AGAGTGGCTCTCCTGGTGGCGTCTGACATCGACGCACTCTGCGCCTGTAAGATACTACAG gCGCTGTTCCACTGTGACCAGGTTCAGTACACACTTGTTCCAGTAACAGGCTGGCAGGACCTTGGCACCGCCTTCCTTGAACACAAAGAGCAG TTCCAGTATTTTGTTCTCATCAACTGTGGGGCAAATGTTGACCTtcttgagatgctgcagcccgATGATGACTCCGTCTTCTTCATCTGCGACACTCACCGGCCTGTAGATGTGGTTAATGTTTACAACGACACCCAG ATCAAGCTGCTAATCAAACAAGACGACGACCTTGGTGTGCCCACATATGATGACATCTTTCAAGATGAAGAGGACGAGGAAGGAGGCGACTCTGGAAATGAGAGTGAAGATGGATCAGAGCCCTCTGGGAAAAGAAGGAGATTTGACGAG ggAGCAATTGAGAGGAGAATTGATAGACAGCGAGCGAAGAGGGAGTGGGAAACGAGAAG GAGGGAAATCTTGTTTGACTATGAGCAGTATGAATATCACGGGACATCG GCTGCAGTGATGTTTTTTGAGCTGGCCTGGGTGTTGACCAAAGACACCAAAGACATGCTTTG GTGGGCCGTCATTGGACTGACTGACCAGTGGGTTCATGATAAAATCACACA TATGAAGTATGTAACAGACATTGCAACAATGCAGCGACATGTTTCCCGGCATAACCATCGCAACGAAGACGAGGAGAACTCTCTCTCCATTGACTGTATGAGGATCTCCTTTGAATACGA CCTCCGTCTAACCCTCTACCAGCACTGGTCCCTGTATGAGAGCATCTGTAATTCCTTTTACACGACGTGCCACTTCAAGCTTTGGACTTTAAACGGCCAAAAGAAACTCCAGGAGTTCCTCGCTGACATGGG gcTACCTCTGAAGCAAGTGAGGCAGAAATTCAACTCCATGGACATGATGATCAAAGAAAACCTACGGGACGTCATTGAGGAGTCTTCCAATAAATACGG TATGAAGGACATCCGCATCCAGACATTTGGCGTTCACTTTGGCTTTAAGAACCGTTTCCTGGCCGTAGACATGGTGCATGCTACTGCTGCACTGCTGGAGAGCACCGAGAAAGACGAGAGCAACAGCGACAACTTCATTAAGGCACTGGACTCTCTGACGAG GAGTAACCTCGACCGTCTACACTCAGGCATTGACCTGGCGAAGAAGAAGCTGATGGCCATCCAGCAGACTGTCGCCAGCTGCATCTGTACCAACATGATCCTGTCGCAGGGACCCTTCCTCTACTGCTACCTCATGGAG GGAACGCCTGATGTGAAGCTCTTTTCTCGGCCCATGGCTCTGACTCTGCTCTGCAAATACCTCCTGAAGGCTTTTGTTAGTTCT ACGAGGAATAAGCGCTGTAAACTTCTTCCGCTCATCATGGCTGCTCCCAAAGACTTGGAGAAGGGAACCGTCATTGTTTTGGGGATCCCGCCCGAGTCTGAAACATCTGACAAGAAGAA TTTCTTCGGTCGAGCTTTTGAGAAAGCTGCAGAGAGCACCAGCTCCAGAACGCTACACGACAACTTTGACACTTCAA taATTGAGCTGAAGACGGAGGACCGGAGCAAGTTTCTGGATGCTCTGATCACCCTCCTGTCCTGA